CAGCAATTTTTGGTATAGTACCATCGGTAATCTATAACTTCAAATTTTAATAAAATATAAACATATGAAAGCTTATTTTAAAATAATAATATTCCTTTTTACTATAATCTTTACCTCTTGTGAAGATGTAATAGACGTGGATGTGCAAACCGCTCCTGCCCGACTAACTATTGAAGCCTCATTAGATTGGGAAAAAGGTACAACAGGAAATAATCAAACTATAAAACTAAGTACATCTACTGCATACTTTGATACAACTTCTAATACAAGTGTTACTGGTGCTTCAGTTAAAGTTACTAATAATTCTAGCGGAGTCGAGTTTATTTTTACAGATCAAAATAATGGAGAATATACAACTACAGAATTTGTACCAGTACTTAATCAATCCTATACGCTAGAGGTTATTCATAATGGTGAAAATTATTCAGCTACAGAAACCCTAATGCCTGTTGTTGATATTAAAGAAGTTAATCAATCTACCGAAAATGGTTTTGATGATGAAGTTTTAGAAGTTAACCTTACATTCGATGATCCTGTAGATGAAGACAACTATTATCTTTTCAGATTTAAAGAAGAAGGAGATCTTTTATCAGAATTTGAAGATCTTGATGATGAATTTGTAAACGGAAATGAAATTAACTGGTATTATGAAAAAGAAGAAGATACCAATACTAATACTCAAGAATTTACTTCTGGAGATGTTGTAAATATTGACTTATATGGTATTTCTGAAGGATATTATAACTACATAAGGATACTTATCGAGCAATCTGAAGGTGTCGGTCTTTTTAGCGCAACTCCGGTGGCTTTAAAAGGAAATTGTATTAATCTGGATAATGCGAATAATTATGCCCATGGTTATTTTAGATTAACACAAGTATCACGAAGAACGTATACTTTTAATTAATGGTAAATTTAATAAAGGCCAGAGGATATACATCTGGCCTTTATTAAATTAAGTATTCTTCTAGTCTCTTGGATACAAAAATGATTTTTCTACTTCAAAATCTATGACTCCATCTTCTCTTA
This region of Aquimarina spinulae genomic DNA includes:
- a CDS encoding DUF4249 family protein; the encoded protein is MKAYFKIIIFLFTIIFTSCEDVIDVDVQTAPARLTIEASLDWEKGTTGNNQTIKLSTSTAYFDTTSNTSVTGASVKVTNNSSGVEFIFTDQNNGEYTTTEFVPVLNQSYTLEVIHNGENYSATETLMPVVDIKEVNQSTENGFDDEVLEVNLTFDDPVDEDNYYLFRFKEEGDLLSEFEDLDDEFVNGNEINWYYEKEEDTNTNTQEFTSGDVVNIDLYGISEGYYNYIRILIEQSEGVGLFSATPVALKGNCINLDNANNYAHGYFRLTQVSRRTYTFN